The DNA sequence TGAGGCTGATCTCGTGCGCGCCACCACTGGCCATGGTGAGCCTGCTGATGGTGATGTCGTAGCTGTAGGTGATCCGCAGTTGCTGCTCGGTCTCGAAGCCCACCAGCAGGATCACCGCCTCGCTGTTGGGGTAGCCGGGCGCATAGCTCTTCAGAATGGGCAGCCCCCGATACCACAGGCCGCCGATCATCCGGTGCCGCTCGATGTAGCCGCCCAGGTCCAGTTGGTCCCATTTGCCCTGCGCCTTGTAGTGTGTGGCCAGGGTCATGCGCGTTTTGCTGCGGTCGAAGCGCATGCCGTCAAGCGCGAAGAGGTAGCCCCCATGCAGACTGACCCGCATCGGCAGACGCGCGTCACGCTCGAGGAACAGGCTCTGGTTGGGCCGGTTGAGGTGGGTGAGTGAAATGCCGACCCAGTAGCGCTCGGAGAAGTACAGGCCGCCGGCCGCGAGGTCCAGGTAGCTGATCTGCTCCACCAAGCCGGTCTCGATGGTGCGTGGCGCGCCGTCGCGGATGATCTGGTCGGCGAAGAGGTAGCCACTGGGGTCGATGCCCCGCATGGTATAGCCCATGCGCAACCCGAAGCGGAAGGCGCGTTTGTGGTCCAGCCGGGCCTCATAGCTGTAGGCCATGGCGATGGTGGTGAAGTGCAGGCCAAGTGTGCCCGCCTTGTCGCGGAGCACATAGCCGCCCAGGCCGCTGTTCGCATCAGCGAAACGGTGGTCGTAGGCGAAGGCGTAGGTCTCGAAACCGGGCTGGATGCCGGGCCATTGCAGGCGGTAGTTCAGCGCGATGCGGTCCTGCTGCGTGTTGCCGGTGAGCGCCGGGTTGAGGTATTGCGGGGCGGCGTAGAACTGCGAGAACTGCGGGTCCTGTGCGGATACGGACCACATCATGGCAAGCGTGGCGAACAGGGCGATATGGCGCCTGGCGGTCCTCATCGCAGAAGGGTCAGATCCGTGGTACGCACCAGTTCCTTGCCGTCCGTGAAGCGGAACCAGGCACGGACCACATACACGTCCTGCGGACACAATTGGCCGCGGTACCAGCCATCCCAGCCGCGCTTCAACTCGTCACTCTCGAACACGAGTTCGCCCCACCGGTTGAAGATCCTCATCCGGAAATCGGCCACGTCCTTGGCGAAGGGGTAGAACACGTCGTTGCTCAGATCGTAGGGGTCATACGCACCGCCGCCGGATCCGTTCGGGTCGGGCGTGAACACGTTGGGTATGACCACCTCATGAACCGGGTCCACGGTGACCGCCAGGCTGGTGGCATCCACACAACCATGCACATCGCTCACCCAGAGCTCCACGGCGTGCATGGCGGCCCATCCGTAGGTATGTGCCGGGTGTTGGGCGTTGGAGGTGCCACCGTCGCCGAAGTCCCAGGCCCATTGGGCGATCTGCCCGGTGGACATATCCGTGAACTGGATGGTGGGCGAACCCATGTCCGTGTGCCAGGGATCCGCGGTGAAGGCCGCGGTGGGGGGCTGATGCGCCACCACGGCACCACTTGCCGACGCGGAAGCGGAGCAGCCCAGTGGCGATGTGGCCGTGAGCGTCACCGTCCAGGTACCCGCTCCGAAGGTGATGGTGGGGGTGGGGGTGAAGGCTTGGGTGCCGTTGCCGAAGTTCCAATGCAGGAGTGTGCCCGCAGGTGCACCCGCGGTCGGCATGGTCACGGTCATTGGTGCGCATCCTTCGGCGATGAGCATTGGCAGGGTGATCGGCGGTGGTGCGTCGATCGCGAGGGCGATCAGTCCATTCAATTGATGGCCGCAGACATTGCTCGCTGTCACGCCGATCTGCATGCTCTGGTCCACCACCAGCGCGTGCGGACCCGGTCCGCTCAGGTCACTGATGGACCATTGCAGCGCGTAGGGCGCAGGGTAGCCGATCACCATGGCACTGACAGTCGCCATGCCGCCCGGGCAGACCGTGGTGTCACCATGGGTGAGCAGCGTGGCGCTTGGGAGATCGAGCACAGCGATGGGCACTTGCAGGGAAGGACCCGAGCAACCGAGCGCGTCCATCACCGATACCGTGATCGTCTGTGAGGTGCTGAAACCAGCCTCGATCGGCGATCCAGTGCCGAGGCCTGCCCAAGTGATCACATGGCCACCGTTGCCTCCCGATGCCACCGCGTTGAGTTGCACCGCGGCACCCACACAGACCGTGTCCGGCACCTCGACCGCCAGGGTTATCGGCTCCGGCGCTTGCACCAGGATCTCCAATGTAGCGCTGCATCCATGGGCATCCACCGCCGTCACGGCCACGGTTCCCGAAGCCAACGCCGAGGCGAAGGCACCGGATTGGCCATCGCTCCAGGTGATGTTGCTAGCGCCGCTTCCACCGCTGGCGAACACTTCCGCCGATCCGTCCTGTCCGCCTGCGCAGGTCACAGGGGTCAGTTGCACCAAAGCGATGGTCAGTGCTTCCGGTTCGATGATCGTTGCGCTCATGGTGCTGTCACAGCCCAGCGCATCGGTCACCAGCACGGTGTATGTGCCAGCGTCGAGTCCCATGGCGATGGCCGTCGTTTGTGCCTGTGGATCGTCCCATTGGTAGACCATGCCCGGCTGGGCGGGAGTGAAAGTGATGGTGCCATCCACCGACCCATGGCAGGTGATGTCGTTGGCCAGCAAGGCGGCCTGGATGAAGCTGTTCGAGATGGCGATGTGGACGGTATCGTGGTGTGGCGGGCAGGATGTATCGCCGACCGCCGTGAGCACGAGATCCACTCCACCGGCGGCGATCTCTTCCGGGGAGGGCGTGTAGATCACGTTCATGCCCGTTCCCAAGAACGAACCGGACCCACCGCTCCAATAGCCATCCGTGGCGTTCACCACCTGGCCATCGAGTTGCACGGCGGTCATGCCGGGGCAGATCACCAGGTCGGGACCCGCATCGGCCAGGACTGGCGTTCCAAAATGCTCGATCGTCACATCAGCCGCGACCGGACCACAGCCGTTCGCATCGGACACCTGTACGCTATAGTCCCCGGCGGTGGCGATGAGGGTGCTGGCTTCACTGCCATTGCTCCATATGAACTGGTAGGGTGCGGTTCCGCCGGCCACCTGGACCGTGGCGCTGCCATCATCCACGCATCCGGCAGGCATGGTGCTGATCGCTTCGATCGTCAAGGGCGCTGGTGCTTCCAGATCCGCGCTCAGCGTCACCGTGCAGCCGATCTCGTCGGTCACCGTCACTTGCCAAACGCCGGCCCCAAGGCCGGTGGCCGTGCTGGCCTGTTGGCCTTGCGGATCGTTCCATTGGTAGGTGATGCCATTCGAAGCGAACACCGTGGCGGATCCGTCCAGCGCATCGTGGCAGGAGGGTGGGTTGGTGGTCACGGAAGCGTCGCCGAGCAGATGTGGCACATCGATCCAGAGGCTGTCACTGGCGGCCGGGCAGGCATCGTTGCCCGTGGTGGTCAGCACCAGCCAGGCGCCCCCTTGGGCGGCATCCTCCAGTGAAGGCGTGTAGCTCACCACCGGCCCACTGCCGGTGAAAGAGCCTTGCCCGCCGCTCCACTGGCCTCCCGTGGCGTTGACCACCGTGCCGTTCAACTGGATGGCGACGCCCGCGCAGGCCTGGTCGTTCTCGCCGGCCATGGCGGCATTGGGCAGTCCCTGGGTGCCGATCGTCGCGCTCATTGGTGGCAACGCACAGCCGGCCGCATCTTCGATCGTCACGCTGTAATCACCTGGGCCGCCTGTGATGGAGGCCTCGGACGATCCGTTGTTCCAAGTGAAGCTGTACGGTCCGCTGCCGCCGCTGACCACCGCTGTGATCACGCCATCGGCATTGCCCAGGCAGCTTTCATCGATCACTTCAAGCGTGGCGGTCATGCCACTCAGCACCGTCACGGCGTAGACATAGGTCTGGATGGCCGGAATGGGACAGGCACCGTCGTTGGCCGTGATGATGAAGGGGAACACGCCTGAAATGCCCGCCTGTCCCGGCCAGCAGACCATGGCGGTAATGGGGTTGGATCCGCTGTAGCTGAAGGTGGCTCCGGGCAGACTCAGCGTCACATTGCTGAAAGCCGTGAGCACATTGTTCGTGTTGGGGTCGGCGATCGTGGCCTCGAAGCAGAAGCCGTTCGCTGGGCACACTTCGATCGCGCGTGGACCGGTCAGCACCGCACCACCCATGAGTTCCTCCACCAGGCCTGTGGACGGATCGGGTGGCTGGTTGTCGCAGGGGTAGGCCACGAACTGCATGTCGCGCATGATGGAACCTGTCCACACCCCATTGACATACTGGTCCACCCGGACAACCACCACCCAGTTGCCGATCAAATTCAAGGTGAACTGTACCTGGCCGGTGACAGGGTCGATCGTGAGACCGGGGATGGGCTCCTGCCCGGTATAGGGGGGCACATAGGCCAGTGGTGCGCCCAACAGCCCCATGGCGTCGATGAGTGTGTAGCTGAGCGAGTCGCTTTCCACATCGTAGGCGCCGAAGCTGTAGCCCATGGGGTAGCCGAGGCAGACGAAGGGGATGGCTACGTTGGTGAAGCGCGGCGAATCGTTGCAGGGCGCCGCCAGCGTGTTGATCACGGCCTTGATGTAGGTGCGCTGCTGGCCGGGATTCACCAGGTTCACGATGGCCGCGTTGCGGTAGATGTTCGTGTAGCTGATCGTCCACGAGGCGCAGGGCGCCAGGGTGATCAGACCGGAATAGGTGTAGCGCTGGATGCCCGGCAGGGTGCCGCCGTTGCAGGTGCTGTTGGGCAGTTGGATGTCGCAGAGCTGTGATAGCTCCACGCCTTCCTCCATGTGCACGAGCAAGCTGGTGTTGCCGCAAGGGCTTTGCACCTGCAGGTTGTAGTAGGGGTCCACGTCGATGCCGAAGCAATCGCGGTAGATCACCATGGTGATCTTGTACTGGTTGGGCCCCGCGCAATCCCAGTAGATCTCGCCGCCCGACATGTGCGAGGCGCGTCCGATCAGGACGGACCCGGTGAAAAGGGCGATGAGTGCGGTACGGAGCATGGCGGAAGACTTGCTTCCCCTGGGTTTCGCGCCGCTGGTACGTGCTGAAGCGTGCAGGGTTGCGCGCGCCCCGTCAACGCAGGAGCGTCACATCGCCCATCAGGGCCCGCTCCGCGCCATCCACGAACCTCACCCACAATTGCCACACATAGACATCCTGGGCGCAGGGCTGGCCCCGGTACCAGCCGTCCCATCCGATCGCCAGTTCATGGCTCTCGAAGATCTGCTCACCCCAGCGGTTGAATATCCTGAAGCGGTAGTCCTGCACGAAGCGCACGAAGGGATAGAACACGTCGTTGCTCAGGTCCAGCGGGATCCATTGTCCACCGGCGCTCAACTGCGTATTGGGCGTGAAGACGTTGGGCACGGTGATGTCGTACACCGGCGTGATGGTCACCGGCCGCACCACACTGGCCACGCAGCCGTGGACGCTGGTCACCTGGTGTTCCACCATGAAGGTGCCGATGTCATCGTACGTGTGCGTGGGGTGCTGCTGAAGACTCGTGGCCCCATCGCCGAAGCTCCAGGCATAGCCGTTGACCTGTCCGGTGGCGAGGCTCGTGAAGTCGATCGTCGCGTGGTCGATGTCCGTGACCCAGGGATCGGCGGTGAATTGCGCCACAGGCGGTGGATGCACGATGATGAGGCCGGTTGTGGAGGCCCCTGCCGTGCAACCGGCGGGCGTGTAAACGGTGAGCGTCAGACCGAACGTACCGGCCGGATAGGTCACGGTGGGTGTGGCTTGTTGCGAAGTGCCGCCATTGCCCAGGTTCCAATGATAGGTGAGGGGCTGGTTCGGTACAAGGGAAGGAAGTGTCAGCGTGAATGGCGCGCATCCCTCGGCGATCACCGGCGGCATCTGGATCACCGGTGGTGTTTCAAGGAGCAGTTGCACGGTGCCGGCCAATTGCTGGCCGCAGCCATCCGTGACGATCACATGCAATAGGCTGTCACCGATCACCACCACACTGTGTGGGCCGGGTCCTGTGGAACCCAGTTGCGGCCAGCTCATGCTCCAATCGCCCGGGTAACCGGCAAGCGAGGCGGAAACGCTGGCCACGGCGCCGGGGCAGAAGGTGGCGCCACCAGCCGTGGTGAGTGTCGCGGATTGCAGGTCCAATACGGACACTGGGAAACTCAGTGTGGGACCCGCACACCCGGCGGCGTCCTGCACGGTCACGGTCACCGTCGTGTTGGACTGGAACAGATGCGTGATCGGGCTTCCGGTGCCGATACCGGCCCAGGTGATCACGTATCCGCCCGACCCTCCGCCGGCTTGCGCGGTGAGCGTCACCGGAACGTTCACACAAACGGTGTCGGGCACCTGGGCCGTGAGTGTCACAGGTGGCGGTGCTTGCAACGTGCCATCCAAGGTGATCGAACAGCCGTTCGCGTCGGTGATGGTCACACCGAAGGCACCACTCGGCATCCCCGTGGCCTGTGGCGTGCTTTGCCCTGCCGCAGTGCCCCACCAGGCGTAGGTGTAGGGCGCGGTACCGCCGGAAACATCGATGCCAGCGGATCCGTTGGCGTCGCCGGAGCAGACAGGTGCCTCAAGCGCATTGAATGAGGCGTTCAGTGGCGCAGGTTCCGTGATCGTGATGGTGAGGCTGGTATCACACCCCAAGGCATCGGTGACGAACACGGTGTATGCACCAGGTCCAAGGCCATTCGCCGTAGCGGTGGTCTGTCCTGCGGGATCGTTCCACAGGTAGCTGAGTTCCGGATCGGCGGGCGCAAAGGAGGCGGTACCATCAGCTGCGCCCTGGCAACTCACGTTCGTGGCTTCGATGGTGGCGCCGAAGAAGGGAACCCCGAAAAGGATGGTCAACACATCCGATCCTCCCGGGCAGGGGCCGTTGCCCGTGGTGGTGAGCGTCAATTGCACGAAGCCAGCAGCGATCTCCGCAGGGGTCGGCTGGTAGGTCGCACCAAGCGTTTCGGGAGATGGAAGAAATACGCCCTGTCCACCACTCCAAATACCTGTGGTCACCCCTGTGACGCTCCCGTTCAGTGGCACGCTGGTGGATTGTCCGCACACCAAAATGTCATCTCCAGCAGAGGCCGTGATGGGGTTGGCGAAGCCGTTCACCACCACTTGGGCCGTGGCTGGCGGGCAGTTGGACGCATCGTTGAGCGTCACCGTGTAGGTGCCTGGCCCCACGAATATGCTGGAGCTTGTTTCGCCCGTGCTCCACAGATAGCTGTAAGGAGGTGTTCCGCCATCTCCGACCACGGTGATGTCGATGCCTGGCGCGCCAAAGCATACCACCGGGTCTTCCGGCACGATCACCGCGGTGAGGGTTGGATTGAAATACACCCGCACGGTATCGCAATAGCTGTTGCTGCTGCAAGGGGCAATGGCGTTGCCACAGACCTGGTAGTCCACATAGGCGGGCGCGCCCGCCTGGCCGGTCACCTGCGTGTTGGCGCATGTCGGACAAGCGAGGTAACCGTTGTAGGCACCAGGCGGTCCGGGTTCGATGGAGGTCCATTGGATGGTGCCCGGGGCGAAACCGCTGCTGGTGAGCGTTCCGGTGCAACCGTCATTGAGGACAAGGCCCGGTCCCGCGGATGGTGCGGGCACCGAGGTGATGCAGTACTGATTGGAATTGTTGCCGGGCTTGCAGAAGGTGAGCACATGGGGACCAGGGCCATCGAGGCAGATGGGCTGGCCGACCTGGATCGGCGGGCCACAGCCGATCTGGTAGAACAAGGCACCGGGTGGTACCGCTCCCGCGCAGATGTCGAAGTGGATACCCTGCGCATCAGGGTGCAGGGTGATGATGAACTCCAGGCATTGATCGGGTGCGGTCACGCCGCAGCATTGCCCATTGCGCTGGATGGAAGGACTCAGGAAGGTGGCATTCGGCGCACTGCTCAGGTCCACCACAAGGCTGGGCACGGTGGGTCCACATTGGCCCTGTGCGGAAGCCTCGAGCAAGCAGACCATGCCCATGGCAAGGAGTGTCAATAGCTGGATCCGGAACATGGTCTCCATGCGCGGTACTACGGTCAGGTGTTCCAAAAGATGCCCTAAATGGATGGGAGGTGGCCCATCGTCGACGGATGCTTGAATAAGTCCGCCCAATGGTCGGCTTACCGGCCATCGCGTTCCCATCCATGACCGTTGTCAAGGACCAGCCGCATTCCCCGTTGAACTTTGTGGTCATGTGGTGGAAGGTCCTCGCCATCTGGTTGCTGTGCATGGTCGGCGCCATCGCCAACGGCAGCCTGCGTCAGTTCGTCCTCAACCCCGCGATCGGCGCAGCCTGGGGCCATGTCCTCAGTACGTTTCTGTTGGCGATCATCATCCTCGGCATCACCTGGGCCACCATCCGGTGGATGGGGCCGGCCGATGCGCGGCAGGCATGGGCCATGGGCACCGCCTGGCTGCTCATGACGCTGGTCTTCGAGTTCGGCATGGGCCGTTTCATCAGCCACCTGAGCTGGACCGAAATGTTCGCGGACTACAACCTGCTGAAGGGCCGGGTGTGGGTCTTCATCCCCATCATCACGTTCATGGCCCCCTGGTGGATGGCGCGGATGCGCGGTTTGTTCCATTGACCGCCATGCGCGCGCTCACCGCGATCAAGCTGCTGCACACCGCCGTGTGGGTCTTCTTCAATGGGGTGATGCTCTACCTGCTCTATGCCGTCATCACCGATCGCATCGACCACTGGGTGTGGATCGGCCTTGGGTTATTCGGGCTGGAATGCCTGGTGCTGCTGGTGTACCGGATGAGCTGTCCGCTCACCCTCGTCGCCCGCCGCTACTCGGACTCCGATAAACCCAACTTCGACATCTACCTGCCCGAATGGCTGGCGCGGCACAACCAGCTCATCTACGGCAGCCTGCTGGGGCTGGTGGCCGCAGGGGTGATCTGGCGGGTGGTGGGGTGAGGCACCTGAGGGGTCTTCGCTTTGAACCGACGGCGGATCCGTCCCGCTACCTTCGTGGCCCCATTGTCAACAAGGATGTTCGAGAACCTCAACGACAAGCTCGAAAGAGCCTTCAAGGTCCTGAAGGGCCAGGGCAAGGTCACGGAGATCAACGTGGCCGAGACCATGAAGGAGATCCGGCGCGCGCTGCTGGACGCCGACGTGAATTACAAGACCGCCAAGGATTTCACCGACCGGCTGAAGGAGAAGGCCCTGGGCGCGAACGTGATCAACGCCATCAGCCCAGGGCAGCTGCTCACCAAGCTGGCCCAGGACGAACTGGCCGAGTTGATGGGAGGCCGCAATGCGGGCATCAACCTGGGTGGCAACCCCACGGTGATCCTCATGAGCGGCCTGCAAGGCTCGGGCAAGACCACCTTCAGCGGCAAGCTGGCCGGGTACCTGCGCAAGAAGGGCAAGAAGCCCCTGCTGGTGGCCTGCGACGTGTACCGCCCCGCCGCCATCGATCAGCTGGAGACGCTGGGCAAGCAGCTGGACATCGCCGTGTTCAGCGACCGCGAGAGCAAGGACCCGGTGGCCATCGCGCAGAAGGCCATCGCCCACGCCAGGCTGCACGGCTACACGGCCGTGATCGTGGACACCGCCGGCCGCCTGGCGGTGGACGAGGCGATGATGGACGAGATCACCCGCGTGAAGAAGGCCATCCAGCCTCAGGAGACGCTCTTCGTGGTGGACAGCATGACCGGCCAGGACGCCGTGAACACCGCCAAGGCCTTCAACGAACGGCTGGACATCGACGGCGTGGTGCTTACGAAACTGGACGGCGACACGCGCGGCGGTGCGGCGCTGAGCATCCGCAGCGTGGTGGACAAGCCGATCAAGTTCATCGGCACGGGCGAGAAGATGGAGGCGCTGGACGAGTTCCACCCGGACCGCATGGCCGGCCGCATCCTGGGCATGGGCGATGTGGTGAGCCTGGTGGAACGCGCCCAGGAGCAGTTCGATGAGAAACAGGCCCGCGAGCTGAACCGGAAGCTGCAGAAAGACCAGTTCGGTTTCGACGACTTCCTGGAGCAGATCGGGCAGATCAAGAAGATGGGCAACATGAAGGACCTCATGGGCATGATCCCCGGCGTGGGCAAGGCCATGAAGGACCTGGACATCCCGGACGACGCCTTCCGCCACATCGAAGCGATGATCGGCAGCATGACACCCGATGAGCGCCGCGAACCGAGCATCATCAATGGCAGCCGCCGGCAGCGCATCGCCCGGGGCAGCGGCCGCGACATCAGCGAGGTGAACAAGCTGATGAAGCAGTTCGAGGAGACCCGCAAGATGATGAAGATGATGGGCGACAAGACGAAGATGAAGGCGATGATGCAGCGGATGCAGCAGGCGCAGGGGATGAGGCGGTAGATGCCGGCCTCAGCATTCGTCTATCTTCGTCGGCATGCCGGAAGTGACCACTTACCAATTGCTGGATGGCCGTGCGGCGTCAAAAGCCATACGCGCGGAGATCGCCTCGAAAGCGGCTGAAGTGAAGGCCCGGCGCGGCCATGCTCCCCATCTGGCCGCTGTGCTGGTGGGTGATGATGGTGCCAGCCGCACCTACGTGGAAAGCAAAGTGAAAGCCTGCGAGAGCGTGGGCTTCCGCAGCACATTGCTCCGCAAGCCTGCCGACATCACCGAAGCAGGCCTGCTGAAGCTCGTGGACGAGTTGAACAGCGATCCCGAGCTCGATGGCTTCATCGTACAACTGCCGCTGCCCAAGCACATCGATGCCGACCGCATCACGCTGGCCATTGATCCGCGCAAGGATGTGGATGGCTTCCACCCGGTGAACGTGGGCAACATGGTGCTGGGGCTGCCCGGTTTCCTGCCAGCCACGCCGGCCGGCATCGTGGAATTGTTGAAGCACTACCAAGTGCCCACCAGCGGCAAGCATTGTGTGGTCATCGGCCGCAGCAACATCGTGGGCACGCCCATGAGCATCCTCATGAGCCGCAACAGCGAACCCGGTAACTGCACGGTGACACTCGCGCACAGCCGCACCAAGGACCTGGCGGCCATCACCCGCCAGGCCGACATCCTGATCGTGGCACTGGGCAAGCCGGAGTTCGTATCGGCCGATATGGTGAAGGAAGGCGCCGTGGTGGTGGACGTTGGCATCCATCGTGTGGACGCCCCCGCGCGCAAGAGCGGCTTCCGCTTGCTGGGCGATGTGAAGTTCGATGAGGTGGCACCCAAATGCAGCGCCATCAGCCCGGTACCTGGTGGGGTGGGGCCCATGACGATCACCAGTTTGCTGCTGAACACGCTGAAGGCAGCATCGTTGTCATGAAGCGCCCCTGCTGACGTTCTTGTCGATCACATCAGGGTGTCGGTCTAATTGGCCTTGCCTGCCCTTAAATGGCGGGGATACCTTGGCAGCATGAACACCCGGATCACCCTGCTGATCCCATGTCTCGCGACCGGCCTGGTGCTTTCAGGCCAATGTCTGGTGGATATCCCACAGGACACGGTGACGGTCTTCCACGGTTACGAACCTCTGGCATGTGCAACGGTGGAAGCCTTGGTGGAGGAGGCTGTTGAACCCTACACCATGGAATGGAGTTCCGGCGTGAGCGGCACACAGATCACTGTTTGCGACACCATTCCGGGCTGGTACTTCGTCAACCTGCAGGATGCGGAAGGTTGTTCATACATCGATTCCGTGTTCGTGAACGTGGCGGATGTGCGCTGCGGTGCCAACAACCACAAGGTGCTGGTGTGCCACCTGCCCCCGGGCAATCCGGCCAATATGAAGCAGATCTGCATTGGAGCACCAGCGGTGGCGGCTCACCTGGCCCACGGTTGCCTGCTTGGTCCCTGTGCTGTGGTTACTGATAGTGTCCAGACCGATGGGCTGCAACTGACCATCGCACCCAACCCCATGAGCAAGGTCGCCTCCGTCAACTTCTCCAGCACGACCGATGAGCGGGTGAGTCTTTCCGTGATCGATGCCAGTGGCCGGATGCTCAGCGTGCTGTACGAAGGCGATCTGGCCGCGGGTGATCCGCGTACGCTATACCTGGACGAAGCGGAGCTGCCGGCGAGCACACACTTGGTCTGGCTTAGGCTGCAAGGCTTATCGGGCGTGATGGTCCATCGCGCGCTGGTCATCGGCCGCTGATCCGGCTCAGTCCTCTTTGAAGGTCTCGATCGTCGCGCGGCGTTCCACCAGATCGGTGAACCTGCCGTTGTACCGAGTGGCCCGCACAATGTGGTTGTCGATCCAGTGGTAGTTGCCGCCGCGCGGCTTGCCGAACAGGCACGCGTGGTACTTGAAGCCATGCTTGCTCAACCAAGCTTCGGTAACCGCGCGATGCTCCTCCAGGCGGCTGGTGAAGAAGGTAATGATGTGCCCTTCGTCGTACCACTTGTTGCAGATCTCCAGCGCGCCCTCGTATATCGCCGCCGTGGCCATGCGCTCGGGCTCCTCGTTGGGGATGTCCTCGCAGATGGTGCCGTCGATGTCGATCAGGAAGTTCTTCTTCCCCTCGGGCAGTTTGGGGCTGATGCGTTTGCCGTTGTCGAAGGCGTCGTGGAGGTGGTCGCTCATGGAACGAAGGTCGTTACAACTTGCCCGCCGTGATCTCCTCCACCACCGCCGGATCCAACAGGGTGCTCGTATCCCCCAAACTCCCCAACTCGTTCTCCGCCACCTTCCTCAGGATGCGCCGCATGATCTTCCCGCTGCGCGTTTTGGGCAGGCCGCTGACGAACTGGATCTTGTCCGGCTTGGCGATGCGTCCGATGCCGGCCACCACGGCTTCCAGGATCTCGCCGCGCATGTTCTCCATGGCCTGTGCATCGTCGGCGGGGATCGGCGTTTCGCAGACCACATAGGCGTAGATGCCCTGGCCCTTGATATCGTGCGGGTAGCCCACAACGGCGCTTTCCACCACGCCCTTGGCCTGGTTGATGGCGTTCTCGATCTCGGCCGTGCCGAAGCGGTGGCCGCTCACGTTGATCACATCGTCCACCCGGCCGATGATGCGGTAGCGGCCGTCGGCATCGCGTTTGGCGCCGTCGCCGGTGAAGTAGTAGCCCTTGTAGCTGCTGAAGTAGGTCTGGCGGCAGCGCTCGTGATCGCCCCAGGTGGTGCGCAGGATGCTGGGCCACGGGAACTTCATGCACAGCAGGCCCTCCACTTCGTTCTCGGTGATCTCCTTCCCATCGGGCGTCAGCAGCACGGGTTGCACACCGGGCAGGGGCCACGCGGCGTGCGCGGGTTTCTCGTCGTTCACACCGGCCATGGTGCTGATGAGGATGCCGCCGGTCTCGGTCTGCCACCAGGTGTCCACCACGGGGCATTGGCCCTTGCCGATGTGCTGCTTGTACCAGTGCCAGGCCTCTTCATTGATCGGTTCGCCCACCGTGCCGATCACCTTCAAGCTGTCAAGCGAGTAGGCGAGGACGTGGTCCAGCCCTTGGGCCATCAGGCTGCGGATAGCCGTCGGGGCCGTATAGAAGATGTTCACGCCGTGCTTGTCGATCACCTGCCAGAAGCGGCCCGCATCGGGGAAGGTGGGCACGCCCTCGAACACCAGCGTGGTGGCGCCGTTCAGCAGCGGCCCGTAGATGATGTAGCTGTGGCCGGTGATCCAGCCCACGTCGGCCGTACACCAGTAGATGTCGCTCTCCTCGTACTGGAACACGTTGCGGAAGCTGTAGTCGGTGTACACCATGTAGCCACCGCAGGTATGCACAACGCCCTTGGGCTTGCCGGTGCTGCCGCTGGTGTA is a window from the Flavobacteriales bacterium genome containing:
- the acs gene encoding acetate--CoA ligase; the encoded protein is MTDFHRIRTQAEYDSALAASVQDPEAFWAAQAERFTWQKPWDKVLEWDFEQPDVQWFIGGKLNITENCLDRHLKQRGNKLAIIWEPNDPKERFVRLTYRELHERVCQYANVLKRSGAKKGDRICIYMPMVPELMIATLACARIGAIHSVVFCGFSAQSLSDRIQDAAATMVLTSDGLNRGHKQIPVKRVVDEALENCPSVQKVIVTERLGWSVNMQEGRDVWLHDELQHVDKHCPAEVMDAEDPLFILYTSGSTGKPKGVVHTCGGYMVYTDYSFRNVFQYEESDIYWCTADVGWITGHSYIIYGPLLNGATTLVFEGVPTFPDAGRFWQVIDKHGVNIFYTAPTAIRSLMAQGLDHVLAYSLDSLKVIGTVGEPINEEAWHWYKQHIGKGQCPVVDTWWQTETGGILISTMAGVNDEKPAHAAWPLPGVQPVLLTPDGKEITENEVEGLLCMKFPWPSILRTTWGDHERCRQTYFSSYKGYYFTGDGAKRDADGRYRIIGRVDDVINVSGHRFGTAEIENAINQAKGVVESAVVGYPHDIKGQGIYAYVVCETPIPADDAQAMENMRGEILEAVVAGIGRIAKPDKIQFVSGLPKTRSGKIMRRILRKVAENELGSLGDTSTLLDPAVVEEITAGKL